The proteins below come from a single Blastocatellia bacterium genomic window:
- a CDS encoding acetamidase/formamidase family protein translates to MASRSLCYLIVGVIVLASAGARSLRAETHRFKPRVGYPTFAKREPVLRIKPGDIVETETLWGEWYERPGGKWPGEVGPFYIEGATPNDTLVVKILRLRPNRDVAVSTHNPTFGVLAADRWTPMLTDPIPARRFVWRIDRQRMTGTLELPESRMKKIEVALSPMLGRVATAPPGEESFDGLWPGAFGGNMDAADVREGTTVYLPIFHEGALFYFGDGHALQGDGEICGSGLETTMDVTFQFDLIKGKTIAWPRLEDADFIMVAGSARPLIDAFRIAQVELIKWLTEDYGFNKWEALQVVSQVGVTRVANAVDPLYTVVAKFPKKYLPR, encoded by the coding sequence ATGGCATCGAGATCTCTTTGCTACCTGATTGTCGGCGTCATTGTGCTGGCGAGCGCTGGCGCGCGATCCCTTCGGGCTGAAACTCACCGATTCAAACCGCGCGTGGGGTATCCGACGTTCGCCAAGCGGGAGCCAGTCCTGCGAATCAAACCGGGAGACATCGTGGAAACGGAGACGTTGTGGGGAGAGTGGTACGAGCGTCCTGGGGGAAAATGGCCGGGCGAAGTCGGCCCGTTCTACATCGAGGGAGCCACGCCCAACGATACCTTGGTGGTGAAGATTTTGCGTTTGCGGCCCAACCGCGATGTCGCCGTCTCCACGCACAATCCAACCTTTGGCGTGCTGGCGGCCGATCGCTGGACGCCGATGCTCACCGATCCGATACCCGCCCGGCGCTTCGTCTGGAGGATTGATCGGCAGCGAATGACCGGCACGCTGGAGTTGCCGGAGAGCCGGATGAAAAAGATCGAAGTCGCCCTCTCGCCCATGCTCGGTCGGGTGGCCACGGCTCCGCCGGGCGAGGAATCCTTCGACGGGCTGTGGCCGGGCGCCTTCGGCGGGAACATGGACGCTGCCGATGTCCGCGAAGGAACGACCGTTTATCTCCCCATCTTTCACGAGGGGGCGCTCTTTTACTTCGGCGACGGCCATGCCCTTCAGGGAGACGGCGAAATCTGCGGATCGGGTCTGGAGACAACGATGGACGTGACCTTTCAATTCGACCTCATCAAGGGCAAGACCATCGCCTGGCCGCGATTGGAAGATGCCGATTTCATCATGGTGGCCGGCAGCGCCCGCCCGCTCATTGATGCCTTTCGCATCGCTCAGGTCGAACTGATCAAGTGGCTCACCGAGGACTACGGCTTCAACAAATGGGAAGCGCTCCAGGTCGTCTCGCAAGTCGGCGTGACGCGCGTGGCCAATGCCGTGGACCCGCTCTACACGGTGGTGGCCAAATTCCCCAAAAAATATCTGCCCCGGTAA
- a CDS encoding LLM class flavin-dependent oxidoreductase codes for MERIVALACEAEAAIFSYGWWFDSHILRQDPYPLLTLMAANARRMRFGTCVTNPAVRDVTVTASLYATLHRICGRAHGPGHRAQRQLPSGDGKKADDARRLEETVRLVRERTAGRPVLCDGQPIQMTRATARMPPVWVAGYGADPCARADGSPRTLFCHSPILI; via the coding sequence TTGGAGCGCATCGTCGCGCTGGCGTGCGAGGCGGAGGCGGCGATCTTCAGCTACGGATGGTGGTTCGATTCACACATTCTCCGGCAGGACCCGTATCCGTTGCTCACGCTCATGGCCGCCAACGCGCGACGCATGAGGTTTGGGACGTGCGTGACGAACCCGGCGGTACGCGATGTCACGGTCACGGCGAGTCTCTACGCGACGCTCCATCGCATTTGCGGGAGGGCGCATGGACCTGGGCATCGGGCGCAGCGACAGCTCCCGTCGGGTGATGGGAAAAAAGCCGACGACGCTCGACGACTGGAAGAAACGGTGCGACTGGTGCGGGAGCGGACCGCCGGCCGACCGGTCCTCTGCGACGGTCAGCCCATCCAGATGACCCGGGCGACCGCGCGCATGCCTCCGGTATGGGTCGCGGGTTATGGCGCAGATCCCTGCGCACGAGCGGACGGATCGCCGAGGACGTTATTTTGCCATTCGCCGATCCTGATTTGA
- a CDS encoding WG repeat-containing protein, with protein sequence MKGFALRLGGGLLLVLCAALILSARNDLSVADAQRARLVTGLARVKISGKWAYIDRTGRIVINPQFEEAGDFAEGLAPVKMGGKWGYVDRTGRIVINPQFEEAGAFAQGLARVKLNGKWGYVDRKGQMVIPSQFNEAGDFSRAL encoded by the coding sequence ATGAAAGGGTTTGCTCTCCGCCTGGGTGGTGGGCTGCTGCTTGTTCTTTGTGCCGCATTGATCCTCTCAGCCCGAAACGACCTGAGCGTGGCCGATGCGCAACGGGCGCGTCTCGTGACGGGACTCGCGCGCGTCAAGATCAGCGGGAAATGGGCCTACATTGATCGTACCGGACGCATCGTCATCAATCCCCAGTTTGAGGAAGCCGGTGATTTCGCCGAAGGATTAGCTCCCGTCAAGATGGGAGGGAAGTGGGGATACGTTGATCGCACCGGACGCATCGTCATCAATCCCCAGTTCGAAGAAGCGGGCGCCTTCGCTCAAGGGTTGGCGCGGGTGAAACTCAACGGTAAATGGGGATATGTTGACCGCAAGGGTCAGATGGTCATCCCCTCGCAGTTCAACGAAGCGGGCGACTTCTCCCGCGCTTTATGA